Within Spinacia oleracea cultivar Varoflay chromosome 4, BTI_SOV_V1, whole genome shotgun sequence, the genomic segment atcgtatcgtacgacggtgattcgtcgtatatgaaacgataaataatatatcggaaatatattaatcgcgaatacgaggaggaaacgctgccagcccaatgagccaaggcgcgcaaacgcgcaaggcccatgccttggctgggcgcgcgcgcatgtgaggagtagcagcagcagcacacacagcgcggcccaaggcccagcgcctgtgtggtgcgcgcgtatgggcttgctgtccggttcttgcccttgtggcttggctggatagtattataacctaaggggttataatattattctacacaagttttcctaacctaacgcacaattcagccacacacatcaaaccctaaggaggagagagaaaccctattTCTCTCGCAGCCTCCATatatgtgttcttcccaaaagcacaaactcttgaatgattgtctaagctacgattatcaagacggatctgaacatgtcggttaaccaagtagaggaacgacaagtggagttctttgttcgtgttcgttgacatattattgtggaaaacacgcttcgaatgtaagttttcttaatctgtgctttatacatgtttcctggctttggggattgtttccgcacatgttattatgtttaactgtattcccctacaataactttatatgaATGTCCATTGTACAATGCTGCACTCTCTTTTTGTTGAGATTTGTTGCCGTTGTTGCGTCTGGTGATTTAGTTGTCTTAACATTTTCCCCTTCTGAACTTGTTGGATGGTATTTTCTTTATCTTTTTGTTTTATCTCTCTTGGTTACCTTGTAGCTGAATTATGTTGTTCAATAGATTGTGATTAAAAGTAAGGGAAGATAGGGTGTCTTTGTTATCTAAGTCTTTATAAGTTAACCTATTGACTGGAACCAAGAATTACTCAAGGTTAATGTTAATCATACATCTTATAATTCGGAAGCTGAAGTGTAAGCCAGTGTTTATGGAGTTTATTAGTCTTGCATGTCGTGATTACTCACCTGTATATATTTTGATTAGTTTTTCTTTAGTAGTTAGTACTTTAGATTGTTACTTGTAGTTTTCGAACAAAAGAAAACTGGACGGGATAAAGGAGATGTAAATGAAGTAGTTGCACACAATATGAATAAAAGGCCTACTGATATATTCAAGTAAATGTAGAAAACCTGAGAAAACAAGGATTATAAACCAGCTCTAACAGAACCATCAACCTTATCCATGTCATTTGAAGCACATGCAAGAAGCACATGTAATTTCAACCTCGTTGCCAAAAAGAAATGAATGAATTAGTTATTAGTTCTTCCACAATCAAGAATGCAGATAAGATTCCTCTATTGTGATTCCGGATTTAAACATAAAGAACATGTATTAATCTGCCCCCATAAAGTCTCGGGAAGCTTCTGCaaacatcataaaaatccacATTCAATATACCACAGTTTCTAATAAAACTTAGGATGGTCGTGTGGGTGGTAAGCCAATGACTTTTCTAATAAAACTCATAATGTAAGCACTAATTAGGAAACAAACAAAATATCAGGCAAAAGAATATTGAATGATATGCTACTGGTGCCCAGATTCCATCTCTATTTCAACAGATGCAGATCAAAGCAAGTGTTATAAAGTTGGCAACACAGCAGGGCAGCAACAAGAATCTGTTGAAAGACTTACTTCTAGATTCAGAGTTGATCATACAGGTACTACAAGTTCATCCCCAAACAAAAAGCACTTCTCTGTGTTCTGCATAAGccaaaaaaaatatcatgtcagcTATAAGTGAAGTTTTGTGTTAAATAAAGAGCTGTAGCAATTAAGCAGGATACGAAATAGAAAAGGAAATCTCATAAAACAAATAAGCAAAACACCATTCAATAAgtaatataaatataatgacAACGTTTAACTGAAATTAGTATAACTAAATGAAATATCATTTTACACGGTGAAAAAGAAGTTCATAGCTCGaatccaaaagaaaaataatgaactCTATAAACTATGACAAAGAATTCTATAAATCCAAAACACTATCATTTAGAAgctcatcatcatcgtcatcatcagGGATATCAAACAAGTCCCTAGGCTTAGTCTTAATAACATGAAGCCATCCTTTTTGTATCTCATCCTCAATGTAAAAACCTTGTTTTGCTTGAGAAGAGAAAATAAATGGATTATCATCCAAATTTTGACCAATGTGCATCAACTTTGAGAAATTGACACGAACTCTACCGCTCGAGTATTTTTTGACACCCCTCCGTACATCAACCCAGTCACATCGGAACATTAGAAACTTGAAAGAACCATAATAATGAAGTTCTAATATTTCATTATGTTTTCCGTAATACTCTTGGCCATCAGCTTCTACCATAATTCCGGAATTTTGAGTCTTTCGAGATCACTCACGGTCCACGGTGTCAAACTTATAGCCATTGATAATAACACTTTTCATCCTTTTGCCGCGATTGCTTAAACCATAGGCCAAGGCTTAATTTTCTCAATTTTCCTTCTTTTGTGCTATCATCTAGGTTATTGGCCTATAATTCGAAAAACATAAGTTTTAGATTGGtaaatgtaaaaaataaataaggaaaTCCCAAATTTAAAAGCATATGACCTAGTTTAGCAACCAATCGGAAAATTCATTGATTATCCACCGACTTTCTTGAACTTCTTCAACTTGATTCTCTTGCCGTTTTTCTTGTAGGAAGGCCCTTTAGAAATAAAAAATTCGAGTTACTAACAGTAATGACCGATACGCTGTAAAATAACCCATGACGCTACTTACTCAAGCACCGGTTTCATCTCATCTGAATGAAGAAAAACATAACGATGTGCTTGCTTTAAACTTTTGTCATCAACACGGACATTCTTTTTCATCCCAACTACACGACCAGCAGAGCCATATAAATAGTTGTTGATGTCTGGAACACCATCTTCATTCCTTTTCGGTCTGTTGAATATGGTCTCGACACTTTCTAAATATCTCGAACAAAAAGCAATTGTTTCCCATAAAAGGTACCCTTCAGCTATGGATCCTTCTGGTTGCGCTTTATTGCTTACATGAGATTTCAAAAAGGCCAAATACCTTGAAATATAATGAACATGATTGTGAACGTGAAAGAATAAGACAAGTATTGCGATGTATTCTTAttttaaaatgattaaaaaaatattgaagTTTAAGATATTGACCTCTCAATGGGATACATCCACCTATAATGAACAGGTCCACCGAGTTTGACCTCCTCCACTAGATGAATTATTAGATGCACCATGATTGTGAAAAAAGTTGGCATAAACTCTTTCTTCATCTTACAAAGAGTCAACACAAGCTTCGACTGAATGGTATCTAATTCACTTCTTTCAATAGCAGTTGAACATATCTTCTTGAAAAAGTACGACAATTCATCGAGCAAATCAATTACTTTTGTAGCATTAGATGCTCTTAAAGCAACAGGAAGGACATCTTGCATGAGCATATGATTGTCGGGGCTTTTCAGATTAATAAGTTTTCGTTGTTTCAAATTCACACACCTTTGCAAATTAGATCCATACCCATCAGGAATTTTAAGGTTTTGTAGGACTGTAAGAaatctttctttctcttctttagaCATGGTGTATGCAGCCGGAGGCAAATAGTCGTTAACACGACTTGGATGAGATTGAGGCCAAAGATGAGATTTTATGTTCAGTTTTTTAAGGGCCAATCTAGCATTCTTATCATCTCTACTCTTGCTCATATCTAAAAGAGTTCCTACGAAATTATCACATACATTCTTCTCAATGTGCATAACATCTAAGTTGTGTATAAGAGGATTATGTTCCCAATATTCTAATTCAAAAAGCttacttttatttttccacAGAACACGATTAGACTCATCCTGGTcattatcatcattatcatcatcatcagcaGCAAGTTCATCATCTTCTAgtctccctctttttttttgaacaaCTTTTGACTTTCCATACACATACTTAACTTTTTCTTGTTGCTTCAAAACTTCTGTCCCGCTTACACGAACCGGAGCAAGACCATGTTCCTCTGTCCCATCAAATTCATTTGTTTGAGAACGATAAGGATGGACAACTGGGAACCATTTTCGACACCCAGGGTAGACAATTTTACCACCAAAACTTTAAGAATGAGTAGAATCAACACACGAAGGGCAAGCTTTATAACCTCTTGTACTCCAACCCGACAACATAGCATATGCTGGAAAGTCATTTATAGTGGAGTGTAAGGATGCTCGCATCTTGAAATTTTTTCCGCTATAAGCATCAAAGGCATCTATACCTTCCCACAACAATTTTAACTCATGGATTAATGGTTGCAAGTACACATCAATATCCATACCAGGACCCTGTTTCCCCGGAATAAGCACAGACAAAATAAATGATGTCGACTTCATACAAAGCGACAGTGGCAAATTATAAGGAATCAGGATCAACGACCATGTACTGTAACTAGTATTCATCAAACGATATGGATTAAAGCCATCACTTGCTAGACCAACTCTAACACTACGAGGATCTTTGGCGAATTCCTCATATCTTTTATCAAACATTTTCCAAGCTTCACCATCCGCCGGGTTACTTATGATATTTCCATCCTTGCGGTCAAAATGCCATCTCATGTCCTTTGCTGTTTTAGATGACATGTAAAGTCTCTTTAGTCTAGGGATCAGAGGAAAGTACCGCATCACTTTAGCTGGAACACCCTTCTTACATGTTCCTTTGTCTTTCACACTACTCTCACCCTCCTTTTCTTTCACATTCTTCCACCTTGATTTATGGCAGATATGACACTCACTTTTTCCTGCAAATTCGCCCCAATATAACATGCAATCATTCGGACATGCATGGATTTTCTCGTAACCCTATCCCAAATCATTCATTATCTTCATGCCTTCATAATACGACGATGGAAACTCCTTAATATAAGAAAATGCGTCTAATAGAAGCTCAAGAAACTTATTAAATGATGCGGCAGACCAATGGAACATACACTTGAGGTGAAACAAGTGCAATAGAAACGACAGCTTTGAGAAAGTTGTACACCCCTCATATAGACCCTCATCAGAAGCTTCCCTAAGTCGTTTATACTTCGCTTCTTCTTCATTGGTGTTGGTTGATGGAAATTCATCATCTTCCTCGCATTCAAAATTTAACTCTTCATGCTTGTCATACGAATATTCATCTTCAAAATTAGCTTCACTTAATGATGGCTCTTGGGGTTCGTTGGTGGGTTGTGGACTATTGTCAACCATAAAAGCTGCTCTTAGTAACCCATTCATATCATCTCGGCCAACTACATTTTCTTGATCATTAGGGATCTCTAAGGTATTACTCTCTTCAAATCTATGATGGAAAATCCATTGCCTATAATTCTTATAAAaactgttgtgggcaaaattaccgtgccttcgtgtaccaatgaggacgtgacacatggcacgtattgcgccccctaagcagaaatcatacgaagtctactccgaggcatgagtattaatctaggtatctacaatgtatgtatttaagtgtgtataaatgtatgtataacacctatacctggaaaggggcttaattagtatgtatcccaagtgaatgactaagcacaataggcccaaacagcccactattgccaaaagagaccagagaattgtaaggagaaaggacacgtgtcctcctcccattccccagccaatcatgtaaggggaatattaggtcattcccccaaaaacctagtactataaatattcccacttccctagaaaaaggggtcacaatcaatacattctagagcaattgctgctctgccttctctctactttctctctctataaaaatacaatcttgtttaatctgtaaaagttaccaagaaacctcccaggtatctcaccggaaaaaccccacaacatttggcgccgtttgtggggaggtacggtaacatggaagatcaacgacaggacaacgatgctgggcggcctacacgcgtagagcggccacccctcgaaagagaaatgccgactgaacatcatacgccggccacaagaatcactgaagatgccgcacgtacatttgcggccgggcacacccctcgtcacactgccgaggtagaggtgctcagcgaggaggacgaccaggccaatcgcacccctcctggaggacacctggatcctcgggtggatacggtaatagaggagaaccctgatatgcctgtctctgtgggtgctcttcgggctattttggctgagttccaagctgatgtagggaagacagttaatgctgaggtacagaagagtatgctgatttacaccactgctgtggctgcaaatcatgagaggccggcaagcaataggccaacactttctttacgccccccaaatgtctggaccaggctgacaggcgaggacctaagGAGACAGCCGCCAACAAGTCAGCCAAATCAGAccatgtcttacctaccacgccgaatgccacggcggctggtcggagaaacgtcccgaggacgtgagcagccacgcgcagagcagttgcccgactctgagtcggaactttctgacaccgggtcaacccccgtcatgccggatagacctctccctcatccaacttatacgcatctgagccaggcacgtccaggggccacccgtccaacccgtcaaactcgcggacgcgagtcctcCCTGCGGCTACCTTACTCCAGGCGTCAAGACCCtgtatatcacattcaggagggggtgtccaacatggccctagggcacaccaccccttttgcagactctatcatgagagccccgagggaacccaaagtcaagccgcccaacattgatgcttacgatggtaccacagatccggacatgcacctcttggtttaccggcatcacatgtatgtccaaggaacaactgactcaacttggtgtaagtatttcccgggcacactcaaaggagtagcctctaagtggttcgagagacttccagccggaactattcgctctttttcggagctcgagctattgttctctactcggttcatggctcacaaggaagagaagaagacgagcatgcatctgagtaggattcagcaagggaaggacgagtccctgaggagttatgtgaagagattcaatctagaggcagggcaaattccggatttgccagatggtgttgcattcgataacttcattcgagggcttaaaaagggctctttcaagtttgatctggtaaagaaaagcgtccgaacaatggcagaagtgctggatgaggcggaggccttcattcatgcaacagagatttgcagcgtcccgaaagaccccagaggaagtgataacgccgagctagcggcaaaaaaggagaaatttgaaaagaagaaccggcctaacgggacgtgggctattgcaaaagaatcagacagggcccccggagcggcaggtcagaaacggcccagaacttatgatcgggagcgtttcgagtataacacagacatgtacacaatcctgatggacgtcgggtccaaatatgacattgatcgtccatttcccatgaagtcaccaccagaaagtagggaccccaaactgtactgtcactttcacagtgacattgggcatgacaccaatgaatgtaagagcttgaaaagggcattggatggcctagccaccaaggggttcttaaaaagttatatcagcaggaacacgggaggttctggcaaacccttctacaagaaaaacaaatcccctccctcggaggaagatgggaatcgtaccgacccagagtgcgtggcagtcatctcaggaggattggccgccggcgggccgaccatgaggggccagaaggattatgccaagcgattgggacaagtgatgctgtccggcaaggccacagttgacccgtttccaaaagttgaaatcggcgaggccgaccgtgggaaaatctccaccccgcatgacgatcctttggtaattgagttaaaagtagctaacctaagggttaggcgtattttggttgatacaggaagttcgtcggacataattagtctagagtgcttgaatcggctgcaacatgatccctcaaaaattgagaaaatccactatcccattataggcttcggaggtagtgtcatccacccagtcggcataattacccttcctctgaggatgggaaataaaaaggaatctcggcaaatggatgtccgttttctcatagtgaaagatctgacggcatataacatcatcttggggcgtcccacgttgaacagggcaaaggctgtcattgtgactcatctgatgcttcttaagatcatttgtgacgatgggagcgtcagcactatacatggtgaccagcaacaagctagagattgctacctaaccaccttgagtccagaagcatgggggacgggtgaagagaaagggacgtcgagcaacaaacgaaaatgtggcgacacgcaacccaaggtcgtcaaagaaacattaactatctcagcagggcacatggaagagagacgcccagagcctgttggggcccatttcaatgtggttttaaacacagacaaacctgacagagtagtgcccatcgggatttctcctgacgacccgctggcggcagaattggtccaccttttgagagaatttgaagatatctttgctttcacggtggacgaaatgccgggtattgaccctgctgtggccgtccataagctgaatgtggacccaaacgttaaaccggttcgtcagaagaaaaggaaccatggggaagatagaaatcaggcagcagccgcggaaatacagaagttgatggaggctgggttcgtcaggcctagtcagtaccccgactgggttgctaatgtggtcctcgtcaaaaaacctaatggtacctggagaatgtgtgttgattacaccaacctcaatagggcatgtccaaaggacagtttcccattgcccaagattgaccggctcgtcgactctacagcggggcatgccatgatgagctttatggatgcctactcagggtttcaccagattccgttgtggcctgacgaccaggagaaaacgtcatttgttactgaacaaggcctttactgctacaaggtgatgccgtttgggttaaaaaatgcaccggccacttttcagcgtcttattaacactgtgttcattaagc encodes:
- the LOC110795063 gene encoding uncharacterized protein, which encodes MNGLLRAAFMVDNSPQPTNEPQEPSLSEANFEDEYSYDKHEELNFECEEDDEFPSTNTNEEEAKYKRLREASDEGLYEGCTTFSKLSFLLHLFHLKCMFHWSAASFNKFLELLLDAFSYIKEFPSSYYEGKSECHICHKSRWKNVKEKEGESSVKDKGTCKKGVPAKVMRYFPLIPRLKRLYMSSKTAKDMRWHFDRKDGNIISNPADGEAWKMFDKRYEEFAKDPRSVRVGLASDGFNPYRLMNTSYSTWSLILIPYNLPLSLCMKSTSFILSVLIPGKQGPGMDIDVYLQPLIHELKLLWEGIDAFDAYSGKNFKMRASLHSTINDFPAYAMLSGWSTRVVHPYRSQTNEFDGTEEHGLAPVRVSGTEVLKQQEKVKYVYGKSKVVQKKRGRLEDDELAADDDDNDDNDQDESNRVLWKNKSKLFELEYWEHNPLIHNLDVMHIEKNVCDNFVGTLLDMSKSRDDKNARLALKKLNIKSHLWPQSHPSRVNDYLPPAAYTMSKEEKERFLTVLQNLKIPDGYGSNLQRCVNLKQRKLINLKSPDNHMLMQDVLPVALRASNATKVIDLLDELSYFFKKICSTAIERSELDTIQSKLVLTLCKMKKEFMPTFFTIMVHLIIHLVEEVKLGGPVHYRWMYPIERYLAFLKSHVSNKAQPEGSIAEGYLLWETIAFCSRYLESVETIFNRPKRNEDGVPDINNYLYGSAGRVVGMKKNVRVDDKSLKQAHRYVFLHSDEMKPVLE